In Spirochaetota bacterium, the following proteins share a genomic window:
- a CDS encoding YHS domain-containing protein translates to MKKTITASILIMSVALAGSLYAQKGAPKGKSAEKQQTMCPVMGGEVDKNVFVDYKGKRVYFCCTSCVEEFNKNPEKYMNKMRKEGVVPGNSPGGAKAPKRQDHRGHNH, encoded by the coding sequence ATGAAGAAAACCATCACCGCATCGATACTCATCATGAGCGTCGCACTGGCAGGATCGCTCTATGCCCAGAAGGGGGCGCCCAAAGGCAAATCAGCCGAGAAACAGCAGACGATGTGCCCGGTAATGGGCGGCGAGGTCGATAAAAACGTTTTCGTCGACTACAAGGGCAAACGCGTCTATTTCTGCTGCACAAGCTGCGTCGAAGAGTTCAACAAGAATCCCGAGAAGTATATGAACAAGATGAGGAAGGAGGGTGTCGTCCCGGGGAACTCCCCCGGCGGCGCGAAAGCGCCGAAGCGGCAGGACCACAGAGGGCATAACCATTAG
- a CDS encoding tRNA threonylcarbamoyladenosine dehydratase translates to MPADDPREYRAAMTDRTALVLGGDAVRRFGETSVIVFGLGGVGSWCAEALVRTGIGHLTIVDHDVICAGNINRQAQATSRTIGKPKAGALGARLAEINPHARVNARAERFTAESAGEFGIGSYDYIIDAIDSVDDKIVLIETAIGARKTIFSSMGAAARTDPTRVRTARLGKTHGCPLARTVRRRLKHAGVFADFICVYSDEPVAEAQHPDKKATLCENDAGRRKRINGSLVQVTAVFGFTLAGLVVSDVAGIPSNSRSRT, encoded by the coding sequence ATGCCTGCTGACGATCCACGGGAGTACCGCGCCGCGATGACCGACCGTACGGCGCTCGTCTTGGGCGGCGACGCCGTCAGGCGCTTCGGGGAAACGAGTGTCATCGTCTTCGGGCTGGGCGGGGTCGGAAGCTGGTGCGCCGAGGCGCTGGTGCGCACCGGTATCGGCCACCTGACGATCGTCGACCACGATGTCATCTGCGCGGGCAACATCAACCGCCAGGCGCAGGCGACCTCGCGCACGATCGGAAAACCAAAGGCCGGGGCGCTCGGCGCGCGTCTGGCCGAAATCAACCCGCATGCGCGCGTCAACGCGCGGGCGGAACGATTCACCGCGGAGAGCGCCGGCGAATTCGGCATCGGCTCATACGATTACATCATCGACGCCATCGACAGCGTCGATGACAAGATCGTGCTCATCGAAACGGCCATCGGCGCGCGGAAAACCATCTTCTCGTCGATGGGAGCCGCCGCGCGGACCGATCCCACGCGCGTACGTACGGCAAGGCTCGGCAAAACGCACGGATGCCCGCTTGCGCGCACGGTCAGGCGTCGGCTCAAACATGCCGGCGTCTTTGCGGACTTCATCTGCGTCTACAGCGACGAACCAGTGGCGGAGGCGCAGCACCCGGATAAAAAAGCCACCCTCTGCGAGAACGACGCAGGACGAAGGAAGCGAATCAACGGCTCGCTCGTTCAGGTTACGGCGGTGTTCGGATTCACGCTTGCGGGACTGGTTGTGTCGGATGTCGCCGGTATTCCTTCGAACAGCAGGAGTAGGACATAG